TGCACTTCACCCCTACGGGAAGCTCCTGGCTCAATCTGGTGGAAAGCTGGTTCTCGCAAATCACGCAGAAGCGCATCCGCCGTGGAACCTTTACCTCGGTCAAACAACTAATCATAGCCATCAACGACTATATCAGAGACTATAACCGGAAACCGACCGTCTTTCGCTGGACCAAAAACGCAAATATGATCCTCCGAAAAATCGATCGCTGTAAAGAAGCGTTAGGGACACCACACTAGTAAATTACTAGTAACTGAGAATGCGGAAGGGTTGCTGGTTGTCAATTCGACCAGAGATAGACCCGATGTAACGCATCTGATCTCAACCTGCTGCTCGGCGGTATCACCCGGAATGATTTCGTCGAAAAGGAGCGAGTCAACGAGCCCAATGGGATTCAAATGCTGAGCAATTTCAAAAACGATTTTTTGACCGTCAGTCAATTCGTTCAAGGAATGCCCCACCAAAATCTTGAACCACCCTGCATAAAGAAAATCAAAATCGCTGCCGTCACCGAAATCCATAGTGGGATAGGGGAGAGCTCCCGTTCCGGCGTCACCGGGACTATCACCGTCATAGTCGGAGTTCAGAACATAGAGATATTCGCGTCCACCCTGCGCGGTTGTATCCGGTCCCCAGGTGGAATCCATAACGGCGCTGCCGGTCCATTCGACAAAAGCGGCATTCAATTGTCGATTTTCTTCGATATCCCATACGGTAAATGGTACCTGGCAATAGCCGCCGTAGGGATAGCCGGGGCGTATATATCTGTAGGCCCGTTGCGTAACTGTTCTGGAGAACCTGATTTCAACAGTGTGGAATGAATCCGGCATTGTTTGCGGATTAAGATATCCTCCCCAGAAATTGAAACCATAGTCGGCGCTGTTATAAAAGTAATTTCCATTCCAGTTGACGCCGGTCAACCATCTCTGCCAAGAGGGTTGGAAGGTGACCCGCTTAAGTTTACGATAGTCGGTCTTCCAGATCTCGGCGGTATTGCACGGCACGTAATTTACTTCCTGCACAGGGCAGTTCGGATCCAGAATATTTCTTAATTTCGATAATGAATAAAAATGATTTTGCTCGGCATAAGCCCCAATCTTCAGTACTACCTGCTGGCTGTCTCCAGGGTGGAAAGTGAAGGGGCCAAAGTTAGCCATCAGTCTCTTGTCTGCGGGACTATTATCAAGCCACCCCTGGCCGGTGATCGGATTTCCGGCGTAGGGAAAAGCAGTGGGGTCGCCGGTGTTGGGATCAATATATGGTTCGCCGGTCATAACGGCATCGAGGCCCTTCATATAACCATAAAGCTGCTCCGGGACATCTGGATCGATGCCGTTTATATACCTATTGAAGGATGACATGCCGATATTCTTATATCCCGGCATTGGATGGCCATCAAACATGGCGGTACTGGTCGGCGAGGGAACCACCGGGCCGTAGAGAACCTTGCCAACCCAGGCGGCGGGAACGTCACCATACACGGCATCATAAGCATCAGCATTGTAGGCAAAGAAGAGGTCGTAGGTTGTGTCGCATCCCACCAGATCGTCGGTGGAGCCTCCAACGTCAGGATCCGCCCAGTACGAAAAATAAAAGCTGTCGATAACATTGGGGCCACGGTTATAAAGTTTGTATTTCAGGTATACGACATTCTCTTCGCCCGGTATTTCCGATCCCCAGACTGTCTGATACACTTCCACGCCCAGCGGCAGGGTCCCGCCTCCATAGCTGTAATTTTGATGTGAGCCACCATCATTGTAAACGCACCAGAGAGTCTGCTGACCCAGAAGCAGGGGATTGCCGGAAATATCCAACGGGGCGCCGTCTAACACCGCCTCATCTTTCCAGAGCTGCCAATCGTTGAAGTGACGGGTCGAGTCTTGAATGGCGCAGGAAGGTTTGCTTGGGCTAAGCCAGGCGGCGCTGTCGTGGTCGATTTTGTAAACTTTGAAACGGGAAATATCAGGCAGGGCCATGCCGTTGGAACCGGCCGGCCCCCGGAAGAACTCCTCTATTCCGTAAGCGCTGACTGCCGTTCGAATCTGGCCGTTGACCTTGCCCCCCAGCATGATGCCGGATGCGAAAAGAACCGTTTTTTTCAAGTTTCCGCTTGTAATATCGCCGCAGTTTCCGGTGTAAGGATAATATAAACCCGGAACCTGTCCAAATGACATTTGGATATCATAACCGAAGCTGCCCCTATTGGATGCAAAGGTCAGAAGGTTATTGGCATCAAAATATGATTCAAAATCATCCTGCCGGATGATAGTTTGTTCCCCGTTATTAAGGGTTTGGGATGGCGGAAGGGCAAATGCCGAAATAGCCGCCAGAAGAATTGAGACGGTTAGCAAATAAGGACGCCACATGATTACCTCCCATGCATGGCGAGTAGATTCACACGATTCGACAAGTAATAAGAAATTCGGTGCCAGCGAAACTGTATATTTGTCAAAAATATAAGCAAACTCCCATTTTTGTCAAGGAATAATTTAAACTCACGGGTTTTGACAGAAGAAGGGCTGTCGGAAAACAGCCCTTCAATCTGCAAATTATAAGATACTATTTGATTTCTATCGGGAAATCGGTCACCGGGCCGAATGTATCGGGTGGTTTGTCAAACAGAGTCTTATTCCCGGTAATCACAATGGCCATTTTCTGCGGGTCAAGGTATTTGGCCGCAACCTGACGGCAATCCTCAAGGGTGACCGCCTGGTATGACTCCAAATCTCTTTTCAGTTGGTCGGGCGGAAAGCCGTTCAATTCGAGATAGGCCTTGGCGTTGACAATCTGGTCGGGCGTGACATAGTTGAAAATGAAACCGTTCATCATTGACTCTTTTGCCATGTCCATTTCTTCCTGGGTGATGCCGCTATCTTTAACCTTCTTGATAATATCAAGCATCATCTGAGTCGCCTGCCCCATCGCCTCGGCTTTGGTCATGCAGAAAGCAAAGAAAGTCCCCATGTCTGGGCGATGGATCGCGTAACTTGCCACCGAGTAAGCCAGGCCGGCCGTGGTGCGCACCTCGCCGGTCAGCCGCGAGGTGAATCCCCCGCCGCCAAGGGCGAAATTGAGTATATCCATGGCGTAGCGATCGGGATTTTTGTCGTTCATGCAGAGATGTCCCATTCGTACCTGTGCCTGATTGATATCTTTCTCGGCATAGTAAACACCCGGTTTGTACTGCATGACCGCCTGCGGCGGAAGCGGAATAACCCGGTTTCCCTTCGGCCAGTCGCCGAAATATTTCTTCACCAGGCTTTTAACTTCATCCAGCGTCATATCGCCGGAGATCGCCATGATGCAGTTGTCGGGATTATAGTAATTCCG
The genomic region above belongs to Candidatus Zixiibacteriota bacterium and contains:
- a CDS encoding IS3 family transposase, whose amino-acid sequence is HFTPTGSSWLNLVESWFSQITQKRIRRGTFTSVKQLIIAINDYIRDYNRKPTVFRWTKNANMILRKIDRCKEALGTPH
- a CDS encoding pitrilysin family protein, which encodes MKKLTLIFAALALLLNSTVNAVNPRDMKFPPLKFEPAEPVRFTTDNGMVVYFLENKELPVFTAGMLFKGGTAYDPADKSGLTELTARLLRTGGAGKRTPDQVDQDLDFVGANITSGATFDYLILDLRGLKKDVNLGLEILSDMMRRPGFDTAKIAMELSNKKDEILRQNDDPSQLTRRVFYQTVYAGHPYGQFPTMASIGNINREAILEQYRNYYNPDNCIMAISGDMTLDEVKSLVKKYFGDWPKGNRVIPLPPQAVMQYKPGVYYAEKDINQAQVRMGHLCMNDKNPDRYAMDILNFALGGGGFTSRLTGEVRTTAGLAYSVASYAIHRPDMGTFFAFCMTKAEAMGQATQMMLDIIKKVKDSGITQEEMDMAKESMMNGFIFNYVTPDQIVNAKAYLELNGFPPDQLKRDLESYQAVTLEDCRQVAAKYLDPQKMAIVITGNKTLFDKPPDTFGPVTDFPIEIK